AGTGGTAAGACAGGATTGAAGATATTAGATAATTTTGTAAATATGTGCTAATTTATCAAATTCAGAAGATTCAGGAGATTTATATGGATATTGAAGGTTATGCAAGACAGGGCCTTATAAGAAGTGACCCCGAAATTGAAGAAAAGCTTGCCATCAGGATAACTGAGATTAAGCAGGTGGATATGACAACTGCAAGAAAGATTGCACAGGCTGCTGTCAGTGAAGCCAGGGCAACATTGAATGTATCTGGTGATATTCTGACCTCGACCAGATCAGGCGTTACAATGGGTCAGTTCGGAGTTGGATCCAGGGGGAGCGGTGATTTCTATGCTCATGAAAAGATAGCAGAGGTTATTGGAAGTACTGCGGCTGTAGTTGATTCTTCTCATCTGGATGACTCAGGGGTGGTAAGGACCCAAAGCGGTGAGTACATAGTACTGACTGTAGACGGGATACATTCACGTCTGAGTGATTTTCCCTTTCTTGCAGGTTTTCATGTTGCCAGGGCATCATTGAGGGATGTCTATGTAATGGGAGCACGACCAATAGCACTTTTTTCCGATATCCATGTTGCAGACGATGGAGATGTTGCAAAGATATTTGATCATATTGCAGGAATTACCACAGTTTCTCAGGTTACTGGTGTTCCCCTTATAACCGGAAGCACTCTCAGAATCGGAGGGGATATGGTAATAGGAGATCGGATGACAGGTGGTGTAGGTGCAGTCGGAGTTACTGAAAATCTCACATCAAGAAACCTTACACAACCTGGTGACCTGATACTTATGACCGAAGGGGCAGGAGGGGGTACCATTTCAACCACTGCTCTTTACTATGGTATGCATGATGTGGTGGATGAGACGATCAATGTAAAATTTATCAGGGCATGTGAGGCTTTGCTGGAATCAAATGTAATCAAACATGTACATTCGATGACAGATGTAACAAATGGTGGTATTAGGGGCGATGCAAAAGAGATATGTAAAACCGCAGGTGTTGGTATGGAATTTAATGAAGCATCTATACGGCCACTGGTAAATCCAAGAGTATTTGATATGCTGGATTCGCTTGACATTGATTATCTGGGAGTTTCACTGGATTCTCTTCTGGTCACAGTACCGCAGGAATATGCAGATGAGGTCATTGGTGTAGTTCGAAGTTCAGGTGTTGCAATTGATGTAATAGGAAAAGTGGTTAAGGGCCATGGTGCAAAGATAAAGGTTGGAGATGAACTGAGAGATTTTTCACCATCCTTCAGGGAATCTGCATACACTCCCATAAAGAAA
Above is a genomic segment from Methanosalsum zhilinae DSM 4017 containing:
- a CDS encoding AIR synthase-related protein, whose protein sequence is MDIEGYARQGLIRSDPEIEEKLAIRITEIKQVDMTTARKIAQAAVSEARATLNVSGDILTSTRSGVTMGQFGVGSRGSGDFYAHEKIAEVIGSTAAVVDSSHLDDSGVVRTQSGEYIVLTVDGIHSRLSDFPFLAGFHVARASLRDVYVMGARPIALFSDIHVADDGDVAKIFDHIAGITTVSQVTGVPLITGSTLRIGGDMVIGDRMTGGVGAVGVTENLTSRNLTQPGDLILMTEGAGGGTISTTALYYGMHDVVDETINVKFIRACEALLESNVIKHVHSMTDVTNGGIRGDAKEICKTAGVGMEFNEASIRPLVNPRVFDMLDSLDIDYLGVSLDSLLVTVPQEYADEVIGVVRSSGVAIDVIGKVVKGHGAKIKVGDELRDFSPSFRESAYTPIKKMIGEDNPRDFDDMKKAIDRAAEKAIEKKRRVIEILNKK